Proteins from one Embleya scabrispora genomic window:
- a CDS encoding FHA domain-containing protein, with product MLELNMSFTALEDGREAERDPLPNPKSVRTPGVAGARVFVGRDPSTCRPLLTPHDWLFVSRKHLVFEYSEDRGWTVEWPRGTRDTPVAIVRIKRGETSHDMPYGAILPLPARTSGSILVSDLARRRSVVLAWRAMQPIRPTDEVGLGGGGVDTIDAAPDKLRDKLQGVRLEVLAAMSCDWIHGRATKRPRTTDELCEMLYMAKATVERCKTELRRDFYSSDLCPELNHLLGPDYLDTTPHVHGGWDLIAQTAVVCGIVGHEPCPCGRRGGSND from the coding sequence ATGCTCGAACTGAACATGTCGTTCACGGCGTTGGAGGACGGTCGCGAGGCGGAACGGGATCCGCTGCCGAACCCCAAGAGCGTGCGCACGCCCGGCGTGGCGGGCGCGCGGGTGTTCGTGGGCCGCGATCCCAGCACGTGCCGACCGCTGCTGACCCCGCACGACTGGCTTTTCGTTTCCCGCAAGCACCTCGTGTTCGAGTACAGCGAGGACCGCGGCTGGACGGTGGAATGGCCGCGCGGGACGCGGGACACACCGGTGGCGATCGTGCGGATCAAGCGCGGCGAGACCTCGCACGACATGCCGTACGGCGCGATCCTGCCGCTGCCGGCGCGGACCAGCGGAAGCATCCTGGTCAGCGATCTGGCCCGGCGGCGCAGCGTGGTGCTCGCGTGGCGGGCGATGCAGCCGATCCGGCCGACGGACGAGGTCGGGCTCGGCGGCGGCGGGGTGGACACGATCGACGCGGCCCCGGACAAGTTGCGCGACAAGCTGCAAGGGGTGCGCCTGGAGGTGCTGGCGGCGATGTCGTGCGACTGGATCCACGGCAGGGCCACCAAGCGTCCGCGCACCACCGACGAGCTGTGCGAGATGTTGTACATGGCCAAGGCCACGGTCGAGCGCTGCAAGACCGAATTGCGCAGGGATTTCTATAGTTCGGATCTTTGCCCCGAACTGAACCATCTGTTGGGGCCCGACTACCTGGACACCACCCCGCACGTCCACGGCGGGTGGGACCTGATCGCGCAGACCGCGGTCGTCTGCGGCATTGTGGGACACGAGCCGTGCCCGTGCGGCCGGCGCGGCGGTTCGAACGACTGA
- the cimA gene encoding citramalate synthase, with product MHPTTTDPSAFHVFDTTLRDGSQREGINLTVSDKLTVARHLDDFGVGFIEGGWPGAVPRDTEFFRRAKDELRLVNAVLVAFGSTRKAGTTAAADPQVQALLDSDAPVVCLVAKSHDKHVSLALRTTLDENLEMVRDTVAHLCAQGRRVFVDCEHFFDGYRANPRYALSVVAAAHDAGAEVVVLCDTNGGMLPTGVREIVTEVHAVTGARLGIHAQDDTGCAVANTLAAVEGGATHVQCTANGYGERVGNANLFQVVGNLELKHDMRVLPEGKLREMTRISHAIAEVVNLAPSTHLPYVGVSAFAHKAGLHASAIKVDPDLYQHIDPARVGNDMRMLISDMAGRASIELKGRELGYDLSDDKDLVGRVVNQVKEREAAGYTYEAADASFELLLRDESLGRARFFTLESWRAISEQRGDGIPVNEATVKLHAKGERIVATGEGNGPVNALDRALRLALERIYPQLATFELMDYKVRLLEGRHGTDAITRVLVETTDGKQEWSTVGVAENVIAASWQALEDAYTYGLLKAGLTPGVRHTEGPDGA from the coding sequence ATGCACCCCACGACGACCGACCCGAGCGCCTTCCACGTCTTCGACACCACGCTCCGGGACGGTTCACAACGCGAGGGCATCAACCTCACGGTGTCCGACAAGCTCACCGTGGCCCGCCATCTGGACGACTTCGGCGTCGGCTTCATCGAGGGCGGCTGGCCCGGCGCGGTGCCGCGCGATACCGAGTTCTTCCGCCGGGCCAAGGACGAACTGCGGTTGGTCAACGCCGTCCTGGTCGCCTTCGGCTCGACCCGCAAGGCCGGCACCACCGCCGCCGCCGACCCCCAGGTGCAGGCCCTGCTCGACTCCGACGCGCCGGTCGTGTGCCTGGTGGCCAAGTCGCACGACAAGCACGTCTCGCTCGCGCTGCGCACCACGCTCGACGAGAACCTGGAGATGGTGCGGGACACCGTCGCGCACCTGTGCGCGCAGGGCCGTCGGGTGTTCGTCGACTGCGAGCACTTCTTCGACGGCTACCGGGCCAACCCGCGGTACGCGCTGAGCGTGGTCGCCGCCGCGCACGACGCGGGCGCCGAGGTGGTCGTGCTGTGCGACACCAACGGCGGCATGTTGCCCACCGGGGTCCGCGAAATCGTCACCGAGGTGCACGCGGTCACGGGAGCCCGCCTCGGCATCCACGCGCAGGACGACACGGGCTGCGCGGTGGCCAACACCCTCGCGGCCGTCGAGGGCGGCGCCACGCACGTCCAGTGCACCGCCAACGGCTACGGCGAACGGGTCGGCAACGCCAACCTGTTCCAGGTGGTCGGAAACCTCGAGCTCAAGCACGACATGCGCGTGCTGCCCGAGGGCAAGCTGCGCGAGATGACGCGGATCTCACACGCGATCGCCGAGGTGGTCAACCTCGCCCCGTCCACCCACCTGCCCTACGTGGGCGTGTCCGCGTTCGCGCACAAGGCCGGCCTGCACGCGTCCGCGATCAAGGTCGACCCCGACCTGTACCAGCACATCGACCCGGCCCGGGTCGGCAACGACATGCGCATGCTGATCTCGGACATGGCCGGCCGCGCCTCGATCGAACTCAAGGGCCGCGAGCTGGGCTACGACCTCTCCGACGACAAGGACCTGGTCGGCCGGGTGGTCAACCAGGTCAAGGAGCGCGAGGCGGCGGGCTACACCTACGAGGCGGCCGACGCGTCGTTCGAACTGCTGCTGCGGGACGAAAGCCTGGGCCGGGCGCGGTTCTTCACCCTGGAGTCGTGGCGCGCGATCAGCGAGCAGCGTGGCGACGGAATCCCGGTCAACGAGGCGACGGTGAAGCTCCACGCCAAGGGCGAGCGGATCGTGGCGACCGGCGAGGGCAACGGCCCGGTCAACGCGCTCGACCGCGCGCTGCGGCTGGCCCTGGAGCGCATCTACCCACAGCTCGCGACGTTCGAGCTGATGGACTACAAGGTCCGGCTGCTGGAGGGCCGGCACGGCACCGACGCGATCACGCGCGTGCTGGTGGAGACCACCGACGGCAAGCAGGAGTGGAGCACCGTCGGTGTCGCGGAGAACGTGATCGCCGCGTCGTGGCAGGCCCTGGAGGACGCGTACACCTACGGACTGCTCAAGGCGGGCCTGACCCCCGGTGTACGGCACACCGAGGGTCCGGACGGCGCGTAG
- a CDS encoding branched-chain amino acid aminotransferase encodes MTTAAPQEPALQASLSIDLKPTAHPLSDTERATRLENPGFGRVFTEHMVTIRWSAGRGWYDAQLTPYASLDIDPANMTLHYAQSIFEGLKAYRRPDGSVATFRPYANAERFQHSARRLAMPELPQDLFVAAVDALIRQDVAWVPSAPEESLYIRPFMFATEVGLGVRPSNEFLFVVIASPAGPYFAGGVKPVSVWLSQEYVRAVPGGTGAAKCAGNYAASLVAQAQALEQGCDQVVWLDAVERRWIEEMGGMNLYFVYGEGRDARIVTPRLTGSLLPGITRDSLLRLAADRGYAAEEAQISVDDWREGNTNGTLTEVFACGTAAVITPVGSVKSTTANWTVGTGEAGPITMELRKALVDIQTGRAEDTHGWTHRI; translated from the coding sequence ATGACGACTGCCGCCCCACAGGAGCCCGCCCTCCAGGCATCCCTGTCGATCGACCTCAAGCCCACCGCGCACCCGCTGAGCGACACCGAGCGCGCCACACGCCTGGAGAACCCGGGCTTCGGCCGCGTGTTCACCGAGCACATGGTGACGATCAGGTGGAGCGCCGGACGCGGTTGGTACGACGCGCAGCTCACCCCCTACGCGTCCCTGGACATCGACCCCGCGAACATGACGCTGCACTACGCGCAGTCCATCTTCGAAGGGCTCAAGGCCTACCGCCGCCCCGACGGCAGCGTGGCCACCTTCCGGCCCTACGCCAACGCCGAGCGCTTCCAGCACTCCGCGCGCCGCCTGGCCATGCCGGAACTGCCCCAGGACCTGTTCGTGGCCGCGGTGGACGCGCTGATCCGCCAGGACGTCGCCTGGGTGCCCAGCGCGCCCGAGGAGAGCCTGTACATCCGACCGTTCATGTTCGCCACCGAGGTCGGACTCGGCGTGCGGCCCTCGAACGAGTTCCTGTTCGTGGTGATCGCCTCGCCCGCAGGCCCCTACTTCGCGGGCGGCGTCAAGCCGGTCTCGGTCTGGCTCTCCCAGGAGTACGTGCGCGCGGTGCCCGGCGGCACCGGCGCGGCCAAGTGCGCCGGCAACTACGCCGCGTCCCTGGTCGCCCAGGCCCAGGCCCTGGAGCAGGGCTGTGACCAGGTGGTCTGGCTGGACGCGGTGGAGCGTCGCTGGATCGAGGAGATGGGCGGGATGAACCTGTACTTCGTGTACGGGGAGGGCAGGGACGCGCGGATCGTCACCCCGCGCCTGACCGGCTCGCTGCTGCCCGGCATCACCCGCGACTCGCTGCTGCGGCTGGCCGCCGACCGCGGCTACGCCGCCGAGGAGGCGCAGATCTCGGTCGACGACTGGCGCGAGGGCAACACGAACGGCACCCTCACCGAGGTCTTCGCCTGCGGCACCGCCGCGGTGATCACCCCGGTCGGCTCGGTCAAGTCCACCACCGCGAACTGGACGGTCGGCACGGGCGAGGCAGGCCCGATCACGATGGAACTGCGCAAGGCGTTGGTCGACATCCAAACCGGCCGCGCAGAGGACACCCACGGCTGGACCCACAGGATCTAG
- a CDS encoding SigE family RNA polymerase sigma factor, which translates to MGRDKGDRPDFDVFYAESHGALVAHLYALTGDLGEAQEAAQEAYIRAWKDWDRISSYENPVAWIRLVGQRIAVSRWRRTRTALKSWIRHGPDRDLPAPGPESVALVTALRQIPEAQRRAVVMHHMGGLSVAEIAAHEGAPEGTIKARLSRGRAALAGLLADGSEAIRTGRS; encoded by the coding sequence ATGGGACGGGACAAGGGCGATCGCCCCGATTTCGACGTGTTCTACGCGGAGAGCCACGGCGCCCTGGTCGCCCACCTGTACGCGCTGACCGGAGATCTCGGCGAGGCCCAGGAGGCCGCGCAGGAGGCCTACATCCGGGCCTGGAAGGACTGGGACCGGATCAGTTCGTACGAGAACCCGGTCGCCTGGATCCGACTGGTGGGCCAGCGCATCGCGGTCAGCCGCTGGCGGCGCACCCGGACCGCGCTCAAGAGCTGGATCCGACACGGTCCGGACCGCGACCTGCCCGCGCCCGGCCCCGAATCGGTCGCGCTGGTCACCGCGTTGCGGCAGATCCCCGAGGCGCAGCGGCGCGCGGTGGTGATGCACCACATGGGCGGCCTGTCGGTGGCCGAGATCGCCGCGCACGAGGGGGCGCCGGAGGGGACCATCAAGGCCCGCCTCTCGCGCGGCCGGGCCGCACTCGCGGGGTTGCTCGCGGACGGCTCGGAAGCGATCCGGACCGGGCGTTCCTGA
- a CDS encoding GTP-binding protein: MDFASSSPGPVPARSSTTSAKIVVAGGFGVGKTTLVGAVSEIAPLRTEAVMTSASAGVDDLSATPDKQTTTVAMDFGRITLDEDLILYLFGTPGQHRFWFMWDDLVRGAIGAVVLVDTRRLADCFPAIDYFENSGLPFIVALNCFDGLQTHHAEDVREALQIGPDTPIVSCDARRRESAKSTLITLVEHALMARLR; this comes from the coding sequence GTGGACTTCGCAAGCTCTAGCCCGGGCCCGGTCCCCGCCAGGTCCTCCACCACGTCGGCGAAGATCGTCGTCGCCGGCGGATTCGGCGTGGGCAAGACCACGCTCGTCGGTGCCGTCTCGGAGATCGCTCCGCTGCGTACCGAAGCGGTCATGACGTCCGCCAGCGCCGGGGTCGACGACCTGTCGGCGACGCCGGACAAGCAGACCACCACGGTCGCGATGGACTTCGGTCGCATCACGCTGGACGAGGATCTGATCCTGTACCTGTTCGGTACTCCGGGTCAGCACCGATTCTGGTTCATGTGGGACGACCTGGTCCGCGGCGCGATCGGCGCCGTGGTTCTGGTGGACACCCGCCGACTCGCCGATTGTTTCCCCGCGATCGACTACTTCGAGAACAGCGGTCTGCCGTTCATCGTCGCGTTGAACTGCTTCGACGGATTGCAGACCCACCACGCGGAGGATGTCCGCGAGGCATTGCAAATAGGGCCCGACACCCCGATCGTGAGCTGTGACGCACGGCGCCGCGAATCGGCCAAGTCGACCCTGATCACGCTGGTCGAGCATGCTCTGATGGCTCGCCTGCGCTGA
- a CDS encoding PP2C family protein-serine/threonine phosphatase codes for MRGRGDSGRETTVPARGGFPERTLRQDELRAERPAAVDDDIFGDLYLDFEDAPTRTPVEPSAAPEPVAEPAVEARAPRGFDDTFAAEPADPAAPADRPEFDHDAAPAERPDTDHAPTAVGEPDGARAASPRDRAPRPAETFAAEAADAEPAPDPVPHTVTPPAVRSESRAEAVPPPPTIAAAGSTDTTLASAPAVPPPPTVPPMPTEPPRVPEPPYTPEAAGVPQTPYTPDAARAPETPHAPEAAPTPEARTELLPVAADAVEEPDELDVPTTSRSDSLRRAEATEEEIRARSGPPLGVQASAWSTSSHPGRRRAARRERRGLGPELTARDNDDRYAATGEVFIVADGLGGHPAGWYAADVAVRTLVSELAAADLSAGWSDRLGAAIAVADLAVRRHGVAQYEGMRTTVVAAVLQHGRLHLAGCGDSVCWLVRGGRAFRLTEQGNAAEFGRPWLLTSTPLGGSQAPEPELQRIELHPGDRVVLATDGVGHLPDETVADLVHGDPFHAATTLTRTAVESGDDDATAVVVECDALPVPEGHRSGADPREQSEDASGTPGALRSDGGTAW; via the coding sequence ATGAGGGGCAGAGGGGACTCGGGTCGGGAGACGACCGTGCCGGCTCGCGGTGGCTTCCCGGAACGGACGCTGCGGCAGGACGAGTTGCGCGCGGAGCGGCCGGCCGCGGTCGACGACGACATCTTCGGTGACCTCTACCTCGACTTCGAGGACGCGCCGACCCGGACGCCGGTCGAGCCGTCGGCCGCACCGGAGCCGGTGGCCGAACCGGCCGTCGAGGCGCGGGCGCCACGCGGGTTCGACGACACCTTCGCGGCCGAGCCGGCCGACCCGGCGGCTCCGGCGGACCGGCCGGAATTCGACCACGACGCCGCGCCGGCCGAGCGGCCGGATACCGACCACGCGCCGACCGCGGTCGGCGAGCCCGACGGCGCGCGAGCGGCGTCCCCGCGGGACCGGGCGCCCCGACCGGCCGAGACCTTCGCGGCCGAGGCAGCGGACGCCGAGCCCGCGCCCGACCCGGTGCCGCACACGGTGACCCCGCCCGCGGTGCGCTCCGAGTCCCGGGCCGAGGCGGTGCCCCCGCCGCCCACGATCGCCGCCGCCGGCTCCACCGACACCACGCTCGCCTCCGCGCCCGCCGTGCCGCCCCCGCCCACGGTGCCGCCGATGCCCACGGAGCCGCCGCGCGTCCCGGAGCCGCCGTACACGCCCGAGGCGGCCGGGGTGCCGCAGACGCCCTACACGCCCGACGCGGCGCGCGCACCCGAGACGCCGCACGCCCCGGAGGCGGCCCCGACGCCCGAGGCGCGGACCGAACTGCTGCCGGTCGCCGCGGACGCCGTCGAGGAGCCCGACGAACTCGACGTGCCCACCACCTCGCGCAGCGACAGCCTGCGCCGCGCCGAGGCGACCGAGGAGGAGATCCGGGCCCGCAGCGGCCCGCCGCTCGGCGTGCAGGCGTCCGCCTGGTCGACCTCCTCCCACCCCGGCCGCCGCCGGGCCGCCCGCCGCGAACGACGGGGCCTGGGCCCGGAGCTGACCGCGCGGGACAACGACGACCGCTACGCCGCGACGGGCGAGGTCTTCATCGTCGCCGACGGCCTCGGCGGCCACCCCGCCGGTTGGTACGCGGCCGACGTCGCCGTCCGCACCCTGGTGTCCGAACTCGCCGCCGCCGACCTGTCCGCGGGGTGGAGCGACCGGCTCGGCGCGGCGATCGCGGTGGCCGACCTGGCGGTGCGCCGGCACGGGGTCGCGCAGTACGAGGGCATGCGCACCACCGTGGTGGCCGCCGTCCTGCAACACGGCCGGCTGCACCTGGCCGGCTGCGGCGACAGCGTGTGCTGGCTGGTCCGCGGCGGCCGGGCGTTCCGGCTCACCGAACAGGGCAACGCCGCCGAGTTCGGCCGCCCCTGGCTGCTCACCTCCACCCCCCTCGGCGGCTCCCAGGCGCCCGAGCCCGAACTGCAACGCATCGAACTGCACCCCGGGGACCGTGTGGTCCTCGCCACGGACGGCGTCGGCCACCTGCCCGACGAAACGGTCGCCGACCTGGTGCACGGCGACCCCTTCCACGCCGCAACGACCTTGACCAGGACGGCCGTCGAGAGCGGTGACGACGACGCCACGGCGGTCGTGGTCGAATGCGACGCACTGCCCGTTCCGGAAGGTCATCGCTCCGGCGCCGACCCCAGGGAACAATCGGAGGATGCGTCGGGTACCCCCGGGGCCCTACGGTCGGACGGCGGAACGGCCTGGTGA
- a CDS encoding 3-isopropylmalate dehydrogenase, giving the protein MSRSIRLAVVPGDGIGQEVVAEGLKVLGAVLPADVKVETTEYDLGARLYHRTGETLPDSVLAELRDRDAILLGAIGDPSVPSGVLERGLLLKLRFAFDHHVNLRPARLAPGVVSPLGPDAKIDFVVVREGTEGPYTGNGGSLRTGTEHEVATEVSVNTAFGIERVVRDAFARAQARPRKKLTLVHKNNVLVHAGHLWTRIFQAVAADFPDVTTDYLHVDAATIFMVTQPERFDVIVTDNLFGDIITDLAAAIAGGIGLAASGNINPSGEFPSMFEPVHGSAPDIAGQGKADPTAAVLSVAMLLEHLGRTEEARRVEAAVYADLAERATLGARTTSQIGDALAARVAG; this is encoded by the coding sequence ATGTCTCGCAGCATTCGTCTCGCAGTGGTTCCCGGTGACGGCATCGGTCAGGAAGTGGTCGCGGAGGGTCTGAAGGTCCTCGGCGCCGTACTCCCGGCCGACGTCAAGGTGGAGACCACCGAGTACGACCTCGGTGCCCGCCTGTACCACCGCACGGGAGAGACGCTGCCCGACAGCGTGCTCGCCGAGTTGCGCGACCGGGACGCGATCCTGCTCGGCGCCATCGGCGACCCCAGCGTGCCCTCGGGGGTCCTGGAGCGGGGCCTGCTGCTCAAGCTCCGCTTCGCCTTCGACCACCACGTCAACCTGCGCCCGGCCCGCCTGGCGCCGGGCGTGGTCTCACCCCTCGGACCCGACGCGAAGATCGACTTCGTGGTGGTCCGCGAGGGCACCGAGGGCCCGTACACCGGCAACGGCGGCTCGCTGCGCACCGGCACCGAGCACGAGGTGGCCACCGAGGTCAGCGTCAACACCGCGTTCGGCATCGAGCGGGTCGTGCGCGACGCGTTCGCCCGCGCCCAGGCCCGGCCGCGCAAGAAGCTGACCCTGGTGCACAAGAACAACGTGCTGGTGCACGCCGGACACCTGTGGACGCGGATCTTCCAGGCCGTGGCCGCCGACTTCCCCGACGTCACCACCGACTACCTGCACGTGGACGCGGCGACCATCTTCATGGTCACCCAGCCCGAGCGCTTCGACGTGATCGTCACCGACAACCTCTTCGGCGACATCATCACCGACCTCGCCGCCGCCATCGCGGGCGGCATCGGCCTCGCGGCCAGCGGCAACATCAACCCGTCGGGCGAGTTCCCGTCCATGTTCGAGCCGGTGCACGGCTCCGCGCCGGACATCGCCGGCCAGGGCAAGGCCGACCCCACCGCCGCGGTGTTGTCGGTGGCCATGCTGCTCGAACACCTCGGCCGGACCGAGGAGGCCCGCCGGGTCGAGGCCGCGGTGTACGCCGACCTCGCCGAGCGGGCGACCCTCGGCGCGCGCACCACGTCGCAGATCGGCGACGCGCTCGCGGCCCGAGTAGCCGGCTGA
- the serA gene encoding phosphoglycerate dehydrogenase yields the protein MSKPVVLIAEELSPATVDALGPDFEIRHCDGADRGELLSAIADVDAILIRSATKVDAEAIAAARQLKVVARAGVGLDNVDVPAATKAGVMVVNAPTSNIVTAAELACGLIISVARNIPQGSAALKNGEWKRSKYTGVELSEKTLGVVGLGRIGVLVAQRMSAFGMNIVAYDPYVQPARAAQMGVRLLTLDEVLEQSDFITVHLPKTPETLGLIGEDALRRVKPTVRIVNAARGGIVDEVALASALKEGRVAGAGLDVFAKEPCTDSPLFEFDNVVATPHLGASTDEAQEKAGVAVAKSVRLALAGELVPDAVNVQGGVIAEDVRPGLPLAEKLGRIFTALAGGVAVRLDVEVRGEITQHDVKVLELAALKGVFADVVEESVSYVNAPLLAQERGVEIRLTTGSESPDHRNLVTVRGTLTDGEEISVSGTLAGPKNIEKIVEVHGFDVDLVLTAHMVFLRYADKPGVVGVIGRHLGEAGVNIAGMQVARAAKGGEALVALTVDTTVEPQILNAIAEEIGAAFVRSVNLED from the coding sequence GTGAGCAAGCCCGTCGTTCTGATCGCCGAGGAACTGTCGCCGGCCACCGTCGACGCCCTCGGACCCGACTTCGAGATCCGCCACTGCGACGGTGCCGACCGCGGTGAGCTGCTGTCCGCGATCGCCGACGTCGACGCCATCCTGATCCGCAGCGCCACCAAGGTGGACGCCGAGGCGATCGCCGCGGCCCGGCAGCTCAAGGTCGTCGCGCGCGCGGGCGTGGGCCTGGACAACGTCGACGTCCCCGCCGCCACCAAGGCCGGCGTGATGGTCGTCAACGCGCCGACCTCGAACATCGTCACCGCCGCCGAACTGGCCTGCGGCCTGATCATCTCGGTCGCGCGCAACATCCCGCAGGGCAGCGCCGCGCTCAAGAACGGCGAGTGGAAGCGCAGCAAGTACACCGGCGTCGAGCTGTCCGAGAAGACCCTCGGCGTGGTCGGCCTGGGCCGGATCGGCGTCCTGGTCGCGCAGCGCATGTCCGCGTTCGGGATGAACATCGTGGCCTACGACCCCTACGTGCAGCCCGCCCGCGCCGCGCAGATGGGCGTGCGACTGCTCACCCTGGACGAGGTCCTGGAGCAGTCCGACTTCATCACCGTGCACCTGCCGAAGACCCCGGAGACGCTGGGTCTGATCGGCGAGGACGCGCTGCGCCGGGTCAAGCCGACGGTGCGGATCGTCAACGCCGCGCGCGGCGGGATCGTCGACGAGGTCGCGCTGGCGTCCGCGCTCAAGGAGGGCCGGGTCGCCGGCGCCGGGCTCGACGTGTTCGCCAAGGAGCCGTGCACGGACAGCCCGCTGTTCGAGTTCGACAACGTGGTGGCCACGCCGCACCTGGGCGCGAGCACCGACGAGGCGCAGGAGAAGGCCGGCGTCGCGGTGGCCAAGTCGGTACGGCTCGCCCTCGCCGGCGAACTGGTGCCGGACGCGGTCAACGTGCAGGGCGGCGTGATCGCCGAGGACGTGCGCCCGGGTCTGCCGCTGGCCGAGAAGCTGGGCCGGATCTTCACCGCCCTGGCCGGCGGCGTCGCGGTCCGCCTCGATGTCGAGGTGCGCGGCGAGATCACCCAGCACGACGTGAAGGTGCTGGAGCTGGCGGCGCTCAAGGGCGTGTTCGCCGACGTGGTGGAGGAATCGGTCTCCTACGTCAACGCCCCGCTGCTCGCCCAGGAGCGCGGCGTGGAGATCCGGCTGACCACCGGCTCGGAAAGCCCCGACCACCGCAACCTGGTCACCGTGCGCGGCACGCTCACCGACGGCGAGGAGATCTCGGTCTCCGGCACCCTGGCGGGCCCGAAGAACATCGAGAAGATCGTCGAGGTGCACGGCTTCGACGTGGACCTGGTGCTCACCGCGCACATGGTCTTCCTGCGCTACGCCGACAAGCCCGGCGTGGTCGGCGTGATCGGCCGCCACCTCGGCGAGGCGGGCGTCAACATCGCCGGCATGCAGGTCGCCCGCGCCGCCAAGGGCGGCGAGGCGCTGGTCGCGCTGACCGTGGACACCACGGTCGAGCCGCAGATCCTGAACGCCATCGCCGAGGAGATCGGCGCCGCGTTCGTGCGCTCGGTGAACCTGGAGGACTGA
- a CDS encoding roadblock/LC7 domain-containing protein: MTEKSLSQAAQNLNWLITNFVDNTPGVSHTVVVSADGLLLALSEGFPRDRADQLAAVASGLTSLTQGASRIFEGGHVTQTVVEMERGFLFIMSISDGSSLAVLASPECDIGLIGYEMALLVDRAGAVLTPALRAELQGALPR, translated from the coding sequence ATGACTGAGAAGTCGTTGAGCCAGGCCGCGCAGAACCTGAACTGGCTGATCACGAACTTCGTGGACAACACCCCCGGGGTGTCGCACACGGTCGTGGTCTCCGCGGACGGCCTGCTGCTCGCCCTGTCCGAGGGCTTCCCTCGCGACCGGGCCGACCAGCTCGCCGCCGTCGCATCGGGTTTGACCAGCCTGACCCAGGGTGCGTCCCGTATCTTCGAGGGCGGGCACGTCACCCAGACGGTCGTGGAAATGGAACGGGGTTTCCTCTTTATCATGTCGATTTCGGACGGCTCCTCGTTGGCCGTGCTGGCGTCGCCGGAGTGCGACATCGGCCTGATCGGCTACGAGATGGCCCTGCTCGTCGATCGCGCGGGTGCCGTGCTCACGCCGGCGCTGCGCGCCGAACTCCAAGGTGCACTGCCGCGATGA
- a CDS encoding DUF742 domain-containing protein, producing the protein MRHRPDRLRDGPARRSRGCRAHAGAARRTPRCTAAMTPSDMSDHGDQEFHETLVRPYAMTGGRTRPRYQLALEALVTTTPQVANPPGLLPEHQRICALCREVKSVAEISALLTIPLGVARVLVADLAEAGLVVIHQPGNDQGQPDVTLLERVLSGLRKL; encoded by the coding sequence GTGCGACATCGGCCTGATCGGCTACGAGATGGCCCTGCTCGTCGATCGCGCGGGTGCCGTGCTCACGCCGGCGCTGCGCGCCGAACTCCAAGGTGCACTGCCGCGATGACACCTTCGGATATGTCCGATCACGGGGACCAGGAGTTTCACGAGACCCTGGTCCGCCCGTATGCCATGACCGGTGGTCGTACCCGGCCTCGTTACCAGCTCGCGCTGGAGGCATTGGTCACCACGACACCTCAGGTGGCCAATCCACCCGGCCTGTTGCCCGAGCACCAGCGCATCTGCGCGCTGTGTCGGGAGGTCAAGTCGGTAGCCGAGATCTCGGCTCTGCTCACCATCCCGCTCGGTGTCGCCCGCGTCCTCGTCGCGGATCTCGCCGAAGCCGGCCTGGTGGTCATCCACCAGCCCGGGAACGACCAGGGGCAGCCGGACGTCACGCTGCTCGAAAGGGTGCTCAGTGGACTTCGCAAGCTCTAG